atatattttggaGTATGTCCCTTTTTTCCCcgttttaataattatttttatgattattttaaactttcttacgctaaatgtttttaaagtttgctcaataatgttttaatattgtcaatgtatgttcttttagtaaattttgtaatctacttttattttctcttcttcctctaaatgttaactactgtgtttactgtgtaaagcacattgagttgccttgtgtatgaaatgtgctatacaaataaacttgtctTGCCTAATTGCCTTAGGTATGGAGGTAAATATGAtgcaaaagtaacttgtaaaaaaaatgtacctgttgaaaaaaaagatacatttgtaactggaaaaaaaaatgtacctgttaaaaataaataaataaaagtaacaaCTGAACCTGTAAAAACTGAACCTGTAAAAACTACGAAGTTTTGTAAACGACATAAATATACAACACACATAAGGACAAAACATGTTGAATATAAACGCtaataatgaataattaaattaagaaaaaaaataacgttcATGATAATAATGctcataataattaaaaatattgtgCAGTTTCCATCCGAGCGGATGTTGTCAACCTGGAAGTCGATCTTGCGCATGCGCCCCACTACGTTAGGGAAAATGGCTACCCCCGTGGATTTGGAGCTGAAGAAGGTAATTCCCCAAATGAAGACGCATTCGCTAGTTTCATTCAATAACGAgacgtgtattattattattattattattacttttacaACACCAGGCTTGTTAGCAAGACTGTTTAATTGAGCCATTCTCGACACGACGACTCAATAAAATGGAGTCACGTGGAAATCGATTCTGTTATGAGGCAGCAAGGTGGATAATGGTTCGCACGTTTGCTTCACCTCGCCTTTGGTTCGGGTTTCGAAACTCGGCTAAGGACTCCCGTGTGTAGACTTTGCGTGCTAGCGTCATTCAATATTCGAAATTGTGaatggcgaccagtccattgTTCATCTTGTGCACTGGCATTGTTGACAAGCGACCAGTCCGTTGTTTGTCATGATCAGGCATGGTTCGATATTAGATTCTTACAGTATATCACGGTATAAAATTACAGCAGTAAAtgacttttaaaataaattatatatatatatatatatattaggggtgtttaaaaaaaatcgattcggcgatatatcgcgatactacatcgcgcgattctcgaatcgattcaataatcggcaaaatcgatttttttttttttttttttttttttttttttttttaggattcacaccttaagcatggaagaatgttatatgaacggaacattaagccttaatattttatttcaatgctgttcaaacatgaaacaaattacaacctctataagactgaaatttcagataaataaataatacaattttcatataaatcttacactctacaagcttactgattagtattttctaaattcaaatgaaaaaaaatcgcaacaatcgacttataaattcgtatcgggattaatcggtatcgaatcgaatcgtgacctgtgaatcgtgatacgaatcgaatcgtcaggtactaggcaattcacacccctaatatatatatatatacacaccaaCAAAGCAGGCTTGCTCCCTCCTCTGTGCATCACTGCTCATCCCTGTTTACTCAACTTTGCAAGCAGTCTGCAGTGCCTCTCAACATCGACCAACGATTAAGCAGCGACCAGTAGTGTGTATGAACATGTGGTCTGGATTTCCATTGGCATGCAAGTAAACATCGTCTTTGTGCGTGGCAGGCCTTCTCGGAGCTGCAGGTGAAGGTGATCGACACGCAGCAGAAGGTGAAGCTGGCTGACCTGCAGATCGAGCAGCTGATGCACATGCAGAAGCACGCCAAGCTCACACACACCGAGATCAACACGCTCAACGAAAACACGCGCATGTACGAGGGCGTTGGACGCATGTGAGTCGCTCGCTCCATTCGTCGCTCCCTCGTTTGTCTGAAAACACTCTGACAACGCGTGTGTGCTTCAGGTTCATCCTGCAGTCCAAGGACGACATCACGCAACAGCTGAAGGCCAAGCAGAAGACTGCCGAGGAGAAAATCAAAGAATTGGAGGTAGCCCTCTTTTCACCAGAAAGTTGACATAGTTAACACACATTCGACATTAGTCACTTCTTCTTTTTCCACATGTAGTGACTGCTTTATTCTATAACAACTTCAATAAATAGACAAGAAATATATATGCCCTTTCTAAATTTTTCACCAAataattccccattcattttctatgggACATGCAGCAAaacctcaaaatttcacatttttgacTGATTCAAACCACTCCTACTGTTAACTGCCCAGCTCATTTCTATTCCAAGCCCAAAATTGAAATTTTGTATTTCTCtcttatttctctttttttttttttaaccaatgtaAAGTGTTCCAAGTTTAAAAACACATAATCAAGGTGCCTGCTAAACAATAAAGTGGGGTAATGCTaattttgtgaaaaacaaaGTTCATGAAGAAATGCTTTTATAAATAATTTCAGTTTATCGTTTCAGCGTTGCATCGTGCTAATTTGAAGATATCAGTGCTGTGTTGttaatttttgttaaatttgctTTGattctctggaaaaaaaaaaaagtgactgacGTTACACATTTTTGTGAAGCAATTAAAATTTTCCTGGGGGGGAGGTGATTTTATTTTCAGTAGAGATGGTCAAGTCCCGTTATCTGCCATTATTTGAAGGAACTCGTGACTTGTGACCGTTTTAGGATCAGTAACTAAAGGCATTAATAGCTGACAGGTGCCCATTAAGATGTGCAACCGCATAGTTTCAATGGGAATTCTTCAGCcacttattttcattttatttgttaaaattaaTTTGTGTGCTCTAACACAACATGAacgatatgaaaaaaaaataaaaaattgccattaatttcatgcagtttgaaggaaaaatgctgtaatttgggatatataggtctttctttaaaattgtctttttttttttaacaattatgtATCAAAAGGACTACTGATATTAGAGCTACTAATgggttgagtactcatactggtatgagtttgaaaaaaagtggtaatgAACATCCCTAAATTGAAGCCAcatgacagctgggataggctccagcatgcctGAGGGTAAGCGGtttggataatggatggatggttgtatTGGCCAGCAGCGAGCTTGCTGACGTCCTGACGAGGCGGCATTGCATGTTTGTGCCTTGCAGCAGAAGAAGGTGTACCTGGAACGCAGCGTGAAGGAGGCGGAGGACAACATTCGGGAGATGCTGATGTCCAGGAGAGCTCAGTGATTGGTCAATCGTCAACTTGTGTTCATTAAAGTGTTATATGTTATTGATTGGTCATTGATCAGCCTGGTATTTGGATGGAACAGCAATGAGTTTTTATTGTGAAGGGAGGGCAAACGGCGTGGCGCGGTCACGTGTTGTTATTGTTGGGCTTGTTAACGAAGTTGATGGAGTACGAGCCCGTGTTGGCGTCCTGGTTGACCTGGAAGTTGCTGGTGGACAGGCCGAATGGGCGCAGGACCATGTTCCCCAGGTCCTTCAGCTTACCTGCCCAGGGTCAATGCAGGTCATCGGTTGAGGTTATTGATAATCAGCCAATAATTCAAAGAAGTACATGCGTGTTCCTACCTAACATTTCCTCCTTCAGCTTCTCGTTCTTCTCGTGGATCTGCTGAGGTAACCTCTGTAGGGATAGAAAGTAGTTGGACTTGCAtaacaaaacatcaaaacaacaaGCCCGCTCCTGTGTGAGATGTAGGAAGGGCTCTATACAGGTTTATAATTGCCTATAGATGAGAACAAACCACTATGTTTGTCTGAATGAAACTCAACtcatttcaacatagttccttgacaccaagatggtggcaaaagcACTACCTTTGGATAAATGGGCTTCAGCATAACTTCttgaccacaagatggcaccaaagtagTAACATTGCTTAGATTTACATTTGAAAGCCACTTTCTcctaaaacaagaaaaaatatacatttctcAGGTCCGTGTTTTCGTTTTGATACAATAATTTCAAACAGTCCTTTTGTGAGTGTCAGTCTTTTCTATATGTGTAACTGAGGACCAGACCCTTGTGTGACCTGACTTCAGCTCACCCGTAAGAAAATTGACAGATGGATCTGGTTAAAGATATCCACTTTGTTTTGTGGCTGatttcaaaacaagaaaaaaaaaaaggcttcaaaaTGGTATTGGTACCAGCAGTCCTCAAACTCACCGCGCAGGCCTGCCTGGCTGCCGTCTGCTTGGGGTCTCGCTCCAGGACCTTCTGGTAGTCGTCCAGCGCTTTTTCCAGCTGCTCCGTCTGCTCATAGAGCTCCGCTCTCCTCAGCAAGGCCTTCATGTAGTCTGGATTCAGCTCCAACGCTAGCATCATAGTCAATCAATGAACTGACCTTTTCATCATGACGCCTCCCGTACAACTTCCAGGTGGGCCTCACTCACCTCTGGAGCAGTCTGCGATCCCGTCATCCTTCCGGTCCTGACGCAGGAGTGCAAAACTTGCCGTTAGCATGTTGCTAGCTTGACCTCCTCTGTCATTGCTAGCTCAACACTCACTGGCTCATCTACTTGGCACATTTTGCTAGCCTTACAGATGATGAGATGATGTGTTGGCGTGTTGCATTACCAGATGCAGTCGGGCGGCCGCTCTGTTGGAGAACAACACGGCTCGCTCTTGGTTGAAACCGTGCGGACACAAACGTAACGCTTCTGTGTAGCTTTGCTCTGCCAAAGACCAGTCTgcacaaacaaattacaaaagaaAAGCTCAAACTGCTACATATGATGATTACGTTGGTAGATGCCCGATCAAACTAGTTTATAGTGGAACAAAGGTGTCTAACCCAGAAATGTCAAACATACAGACCACGGGTCAAAACCGGCCCGGTAAGGGCTCCGATCCGTCCAGTCAGGACAGAACACAAAACTGCAGTTTTTTGCTAAATTAATTGTTGCTGCCAATTTTCAATTCAAGTGGACCTTGAATTGAAGTGAGTTTCACACCCCTGGTCAAACTGGTCTATTACCTGATCAAACTGGTATATACTATTATAATGGTGAATACGGTGGTTGGGCTCACCTCCATTTTTAAAGTGGCAGTTCCCTTCCTCCTTCAATGTGAGACTGTGCTGTCGTCGGctctggagtggaaaaaaagttgACAGCGGTAGCCCGTCATTGTGTGCAAATGCATTTTTGACTTTCAACGGCATCTGCTTTTACCTCCTTTTCCTCCTCTGTCAATTTCTCCTCTTCTTCCACCTGATCCTCATCTTCCACTTCTCCACTGCAGTCCTTCAAGTCGTCATCGGAATCGTCCCGCGCGTCCTCAAGCGGGTTTGTGCTTGTGTCGTCCACTGGCTCGTGTCTCGTGTCTGTCTTTGAATGTCTGTACTGGTCTCCTCGGTCAGGATGCTCCAAAGTCTCTTGGCAGTCAAAAAAGTCCTCCCGGTCCACGGTGTCCTCCTCTCTGCATCTCAGCTCATCTGCTGGCCGGCTCATCCTAAACAAATGAACCACAGAGAGGAGACTATGTCACTTCCTACTAGAGTAATTTTTGAAGGTTGTACTTGGAGTAAAAACCTCAAGAACCAAACTCTTGAACCTTCATAATGCTTATGTAGAGGACTCCCAGAACCTTCCTGACCACCACTAGAACAGTCGACTCCTTGAACCTTGCATTGCAGTATTACCAGAATATTCTTCAATTATTACTAGAACAGTCCACGACGGGCGACTGATTGGGTGGGTGATGAATTATGATTGTGGTTTTATATGACGCACACACAGGTCTGAATATTATGCATAAAAAGTTAAAGTACAATATTCATTCGGAATTACGTTAAGAACGGAGTCTTCAGCTAAAGGCTAAAAAGTCGACAGTTACTATCGGGATGTTAAATAGTAGGCGAACCTCAAAAGGCCTTGACAAAGTGACATCAAAAAGATTAAAAACGTCTAAATTGTCTGATTTGTTGACTTACCTCACAGTAATGCTAGCCTTCGATGAGTTAGCCAAAACACTTCCGGgtaactcttcttcttcttggtccTCGTCGACGTTacgtcgtcgtcttcttcttcggtTTATTTTCACTCGGCTCCTGCTTTGAATTATGCTTTGAATAAAGTCTAATTCTGGTTTAGAACTGAGGAGTTTGTCGTTTGACGAaccctacatttttttcccatacgtGCGAGGTGACTTTACTCGGCttgtttacatattttaaaggcaataccAGGTACTGTAGCTGCGTGTGCCAATATGGCTCGTTACTGGCCCCTGCAGGCAAGTCACCATCCGACAATTCAGGACTATCAACAACGTTCAATGGAATACAGTAGGCTACGTACAGTagtatgaaaaaaagttttttttttgtttttttttgtcatcaatagtcttcatatcaatgttaagacaaaGGAAAGATTGCaagtatattttattgttgaatacattttattattggatGAAAAAAGATGTTTAAATATGCATGGAAATTATATTAAGTGATCCATTTAAGTTTAAGGGAATTTCTTGTCTTAATTGGAAGCATCGACAATTTGTAATCCATTTCTATACTGTTTATATTTGGGTTATGGATGAGTTGCAGACTACATCAGCTCACTTTGGGTGAGATGAAGGGTAGAcctacatcctggactggtcgccagccaattgcagggcacacttTTGAAAAGTTTAGAATTtttaatgtatgtttttggaatgtggcagTAAGCCTGAGTACCCgaagaaaacccacgcaagaaCAGGAAGAACACAGGATGGCTACAGCCTGGATTTTTATGTTTAACTTTAATGATTTGAGTGACAAACAAGGTAAACAACATCAAGAGAATTGATAACCAACATCCAtcttctttgttgtttttcagaGGACGGTGATCTCCTCTTCTTCATTCTGTTGTTGCTGCTCGTGTGTCTGCAAAGTGTTCCAAGGCTCCAGTGAGACCTCACAATCGCACCACAAATGCACGCGGCGGTTACGGGACATACCAGGAAGAGCGGCGCGTGGTACAGGACCAACTCGCGGGTCAGCTTGAGCAGGTCCCCGTTCAGACTGTGGAAGAGCGACGGAACAAGAACCAGGGCCAGGTTGTGGGCTGACATCTTGTTCACCTGGGAGAATGTCTGGACCCTGGCAAGTAGTGTGTGTGAGTGAATACAACGTGCGAGTGTTTTACTTTCAGAAGTACATGTTCCATGCTTACTTACATGTAAAAGTGTCCAAACAAGGCGTTTAGCGTTACTCGCTTCTCGGAGGGCAGTTGCCGTAGCAACTGTCGGTAGGCTGAGAACCTGGCACGCTCATCTGAAATCACTTGATACACAAAGTACTACGAATGGGACTGTGTTtggaagtcaaggtaccactgcatACATAGGAGTTAAACCCAATTCACTCTATAGGCCAGTTGGAGTGATTTCTAACAGCACCTGTGACTACAAAGTAGGAAAAAACACTAATACTACCCACCAGCAGCACGCATCCAGTCCTTGCGTTCGCTCTCAGAGAAGAGTTGCACTTCCTGTTGCCGTATGTATTGCTTGAGGGCGGAGGCAGCGTCCAGCACACCCTGTTCGTCCGACTCCAGCAGGACAGATCCCGGGGATCTCACCAGGGTCTCCACCAGCTGGGACACTTTGGAGGCTAGGCCGCAGCGCCGGTACACACCTTCCACCTTCAGACCTGAAACACACGAGACGTCAACACACGAATGACACAAGAGTACGCGGAGAGGAGATGTTAAAACGTg
The Festucalex cinctus isolate MCC-2025b chromosome 18, RoL_Fcin_1.0, whole genome shotgun sequence genome window above contains:
- the pfdn1 gene encoding prefoldin subunit 1, which translates into the protein MLSTWKSILRMRPTTLGKMATPVDLELKKAFSELQVKVIDTQQKVKLADLQIEQLMHMQKHAKLTHTEINTLNENTRMYEGVGRMFILQSKDDITQQLKAKQKTAEEKIKELEQKKVYLERSVKEAEDNIREMLMSRRAQ
- the ttc1 gene encoding tetratricopeptide repeat protein 1 isoform X2; the protein is MSRPADELRCREEDTVDREDFFDCQETLEHPDRGDQYRHSKTDTRHEPVDDTSTNPLEDARDDSDDDLKDCSGEVEDEDQVEEEEKLTEEEKESRRQHSLTLKEEGNCHFKNGDWSLAEQSYTEALRLCPHGFNQERAVLFSNRAAARLHLDRKDDGIADCSRALELNPDYMKALLRRAELYEQTEQLEKALDDYQKVLERDPKQTAARQACARLPQQIHEKNEKLKEEMLGKLKDLGNMVLRPFGLSTSNFQVNQDANTGSYSINFVNKPNNNNT
- the ttc1 gene encoding tetratricopeptide repeat protein 1 isoform X1, which produces MSLCQGLLRMSRPADELRCREEDTVDREDFFDCQETLEHPDRGDQYRHSKTDTRHEPVDDTSTNPLEDARDDSDDDLKDCSGEVEDEDQVEEEEKLTEEEKESRRQHSLTLKEEGNCHFKNGDWSLAEQSYTEALRLCPHGFNQERAVLFSNRAAARLHLDRKDDGIADCSRALELNPDYMKALLRRAELYEQTEQLEKALDDYQKVLERDPKQTAARQACARLPQQIHEKNEKLKEEMLGKLKDLGNMVLRPFGLSTSNFQVNQDANTGSYSINFVNKPNNNNT